The Falco rusticolus isolate bFalRus1 chromosome 4, bFalRus1.pri, whole genome shotgun sequence genome includes the window AGGCTGATTCAGAACCTTGACACATGAAGAGAACCAAGCCACAGGCTCTCCATCCTTTTATACAGCTTTACATTTCAAGCAATCACTTGAAAAGGATTGGATCAAAAAGTTGGTGCTTGCTCAAAGCCCCAGAAAAGAGCATCCAATTCAAATccaaattgctttttttgtggCTGAAACAGTGTTCTCGTCACTCCGGGTATTTTGGCCTGATACTCTCAGAACTAGACCTGTGTCTGCTGCAAAAGACAAGAGCCATACAAGGGCAAAAAAGatggtgttttttccccatcttgGAGAGTGAGTAGATAAAAGAGCAGGAATCAGGCTCTATTTTTAGAGTCTatctttttaattcattagCTGGATAGGACTGCTCGCATGCAGTCACTTTTCTTACTGGGTCAAGGCTAGAGAACAACTGCTGCATTACAAGGACAGAGATAAGTGAGCAAGTCGAGCTATTACTCTCTTCCCTCGCTAATTACTTCATTCTAAGACCCCCACAAAATCACCAGTGACATTCAATGACCTTCTGCTGCACGGAAGGAGCCAGCTGCCCCTTCCACCAGCATCTGTGCCTACTGCGGGCAGCACGCCAGCATccctcacccagcagcacacagctgcctCGCAGAAGCTCCCAACGCTTCAGAGACAATGCAAGGAAACAATTACACTCGCTGTTCATTAGCGAGTCTGTGCTTTTTGACTTAGCTAGTGTTGCCAAGTAATGAGCACTTCTATTAGCTACATGGAAGGGGGTTTACTACTTGCTTATTTAAAGAACGTGCTAAATCACACAATGTGTGTTCACACATCCCACCCTTCGGGAGGCCAGAATTAGGTTCTAACAGAGGCCGAGTTACTTGCCAGGCCCTCACTTTCTACCAAAGGCTAAGCGATTAGTTAATCTAGACACAGGCTTACACAAAAGTGAAATCCAGCCTGATAAAAAAGCTTACAGTCAACTATTTTCCACAGCATCTGATACCAGGCTCAATCAGGCTGGTGCCACACAGCCCCATTTCTCTGCAGTTTAACTGTCGTACGCATTTTGTCTTGCCTAGAAACCAAACGGTCCTTTAATTAAGTCTAGAACATGCCTgttcaaaatgagaaataatcaGCTCTGCAAGCAGAGCCAAGTAGATGGCTTGGAAACAGATTATTGGATTCCTCTGCGTGCTAATAAATTTCGCTAGTGAAACTCCTGATGCTTCCTCTGCCCTCCTTCAGTTAGTAGTAGTTAGTACAGCTTAATAACAGTGTTGCAGATTCTTGGTGTATAAGGAGGGTTGAACTCAAGTAACAGTCTCTCGCTAGAGCTACTGTCTCAGATGGCTGATTTTCACCATACTCTTAAGGAACACAGACTTGCAATCATCTGTTGAACTTGCACAACAGGTTCAAAAATCAAGTAGGAAAGGAAGAGATCACATAAGTTTTCTGTAAGCTAACAACCCGAAATGAAAGTTTTTCTTGAACATTTCGCCTTTCAAAAAACAGATTGTAATAAAGATTAATTTGCCTTTCCCTCTTCACACCAATACTGCACTGCAATTTCCcctccttccaacccaaaacgCTGTCTAGCAGAGCGTAAGGCATCTCCAGTGGGGGAAGATGCTGAGGCAATGATTTCCCAAAGACTTGGGGTGAGGTATACATACCCCAAGCTCCCCTTGAGGACGGTACCATCTGTTTCAAATTGCTGAGCTAGTCTAATAATACCATGCCCTCTTACAGACACTTTCATTGGTAGCTTTCAATAAATTTTGGAGGGGATGGTATTTCCCCCCctattttaaacttcaaaaagcTACAGGACCATGAAGGAAACCTCAGGAAGCCTCACTGCAGACACACATGCAAGGTCTGGACCCTGGCAAAGGACAGTGTGTGTGCTGACTGCCCAGTCACCTCCTATCACCCCCACACCCCAAGGACAAGAGTCCTGAACAGCTCAAGACCTAGAACAGTGTCATCAGGCTCAAAGCCGTCACcttcaaaaacaaagaaatggcCACGATGGCTAAACTGACACCACCTTAAGCCTTTCAACCTACAAAAGGGAAAGATCAGCTCCCTCTCTGTGGTAACCCACTCCATGCCCAGGGGAGCCCTCGTTACCCGAATCTGCTCCTCAGAACTTCCACCTCCTGTCCTACACCATCACAGGAGCCCCTTTCAAGAATACTACTGCTACTTCACagcaaaggttaaaaaaaaaataataaaaaatctcCCTTCTTTAAAGGGGCTGATAGCACTTTTTaacagaagaataatttttttttcatgtttgagcCAAACAAAACATATGAAAGGCTTGCCACCTTGAGCTGCTCTTCCTGGCTTGAAGAACACGCTGCCAAAGTCTCTTCTTCAGACAACCCATCTTCCTGCAAGAACTTACAGAGCAAAATAACTTAGTTGAAGGGCAAATCTTGGGACATTTAATTCAGTTcccagcattttattttttttttatttttccactctCAAAGTTGAAGCTCCAGTaaaacacagctgcttcttGGGTCTTTGATGGATCCCTTTTCCTACCACTATTTGGCGGGCCCAGTACAAGACCTATGGAAGGTAGGACAAGCATTCAGCTAATTGGTTTAACAGAAATTGCAGTTATTCTCCTCTCAGCGTGTATGTACAAGTTGACTTCAAGCTGAAAGGTCACACTTAATTTCACAAAGTACAGATGTATTTTAGGTTATTGTTATAAACTGTCAGGCAAATGTAATTACTCCTACCACCTAACCACACAGAGTAAATCAGGATGCAGCTCTTTACTACCGGAGAAATGTTCTCTGTTCTGGTATCAAAAGGCTGTTCTAAAAACAGTCTCCAATGCAAAATGTAAGATGAATGGCCTGGAATCTTGCACATATGAATACCGACtctacagtattttattatgCAACTTAAAAACATTGTATAGTTTTGCAAAGTGtccatatttaaaatactgtgcaCCACAATAGACAGAGCAAACCTTACCTTTCTATTCTGTGCTTAGTCAATTTAGCCAATGTTTGCAGGTAACACAGGCTGAAGAGCTGGTTTTACACTGACGACATACAAAAAACAggacttgaaaaataaaattgccatTAGTATTTAATAGcctataaaaaataaactaggaCTTTCAGTTTACATGTCATTGCACAAAATCAAAGCTGGCCTTCAGTCTAAGCACAGGACACAGAGACCCCAACCTACAGACAGTGAAGAAGTACTCTCAgaccaacagaaaaaagaacatggaAACATGGACTAGCCTTTAGGCTTTTACTTCCCACTGCACATCTTTTCAGACTTGCCAAAAGTGAAACCCATCACAGAACTCTATGCTCAGGGCCCACAAACTTCACAAGTAccaaattacattttcaaaagcctttcaaaataTGGAAACTGAACTCCTGGAGAATTCTACACTTCTCCAACACAAaccaagaagcagcagaagcactTGTTAAATTCAACAACCCGCATCAGCTTTATTAGATCGTTACATTTACAAGAATCAACGGTAACGGTGCAGCTGCAGGGTATTGCGTCGTCTCCAGGCAGCACGACGTGAACCACCAATGGTGTGGTGAAATTTGTGGCCCTTGCCAAGACCACGACTCTTCCGCCCGGCTGATGTCAGCCCACGCATCTCTCTGTGCTTGTGCACAGGCTTGGTGATCCATTGGGTATCAGGGTTGCGTCTGATGGTCTTATGGAAGGGATCAATCAGGATCACTTCAAAAAACTTGTAAGTGGAATCTTCACCAACCCAATATGAGTTCAAGACTCTCAGAGCCCCACAATGACGACCAGCACGTtcctagaggaaaaaataaatgcaaaaggcTGTAAAATCACGAAT containing:
- the RPL15 gene encoding 60S ribosomal protein L15, translating into MGAYKYIQELWRKKQSDVMRFLLRVRCWQYRQLSALHRAPRPTRPDKARRLGYKAKQGYVIYRVRVRRGGRKRPVPKGATYGKPVHHGVNQLKFARSLQSVAEERAGRHCGALRVLNSYWVGEDSTYKFFEVILIDPFHKTIRRNPDTQWITKPVHKHREMRGLTSAGRKSRGLGKGHKFHHTIGGSRRAAWRRRNTLQLHRYR